In one window of Trichoderma breve strain T069 chromosome 7 map unlocalized scaffold00008, whole genome shotgun sequence DNA:
- a CDS encoding aldo/keto reductase family domain-containing protein, with the protein MAFSLPPALQKSLDESRVEYVRLGTSGLRVSVPILGAMSLGSSKWMPWVLDEDESIEILKVAYDRGLNTWDTADLYSNGISEEVIGKALKKHNIPRERVVIMTKCFLAITDEPDIFTGPWQQEMSKMKDYVNQSGLSRNAIFRAVDASLQRLGTDYIDLFMIHRFDPSTPIEETMRALHDLVVSGKIRYIGASSMWATQFARMQSVAEQNGWTKFISMQNYYNLCYREEEREMNRYCNETGVGIMPWSPNFGGKLAKPLGDAASVRAQMPSPTGNGLTKADEAIIQRVEELASKKEWKMSQVALAWLRSKGAVPVVGLNSLPRLEDACDLRGKELTADDIKYLEEPYVPKNIVGHT; encoded by the exons ATGGCTTTCTCACTGCCTCCAGCGCTCCAGAAGAGCCTTGACGAAAGTCGGGTTGAGTATGTGAGGCTCGGCACATCAGGCCTCCGTGTCTCTGTACCAATCCTCGGCGCAATGTCCTTGGGCTCATCTAAGTGGATGCCGTGGGTgctcgacgaagatgaaTCCATCGAGATTCTCAAGGTGGCCTATGATCGAGGTTTAAACACCTGGGACACGGCAGACCTTTACTCAAATGGCATTAGTGAGGAAGTCATCGGAAAGGCGCTGAAGAAGCATAACATTCCACGCGAGAGAGTTGTCATCATGACCAAGTGCTTTCTCGCCATAACCGATGAGCCGGATATTTTTACGGGTCCGTGGCAGCAAGAGATGTCAAAAATGAAGGACTACGTGAACCAATCAG GCCTCTCTCGCAACGCCATATTCAGGGCTGTCGACGCATCTCTTCAACGCCTTGGAACCGATTACATCGATCTCTTTATGATACACCGATTCGACCCCTCCACGCCGATTGAAGAGACGATGAGAGCTTTACACGATCTAGTTGTGTCTGGGAAAATAAGATACATCGGTGCCTCCTCGATGTGGGCCACCCAATTTGCGCGAATGCAATCCGTGGCTGAGCAGAACGGCTGGACCAAGTTCATCAGCATGCAAAACTACTATAACCTGTGCTATcgcgaagaagagcgagagaTGAACAGATACTGCAATGAAACTGGTGTGGGAATCATGCCATGGTCGCCCAACTTCGGTGGTAAATTGGCAAAACCACTCGGAGACGCAGCATCTGTGAGAGCACAGATGCCTTCACCAACTGGCAACGGACTTACCAAGGCAGACGAAGCGATTATCCAGCGGGTAGAGGAATTGGCCTCCAAGAAAGAGTGGAAGATGAGCCAAGTCGCCCTTGCCTGGCTTCGAAGCAAGGGGGCTGTGCCAGTTGTTGGTCTGAACTCATTGCCGAGACTTGAAGACGCATGCGATCTGCGTGGAAAAGAGTTGACAGCTGACGATATCAAGTATTTGGAGGAGCCTTATGTGCCAAAGAACATCGTTGGTCATACTTAG
- a CDS encoding fungal zn(2)-Cys(6) binuclear cluster domain-containing protein, with product MATACVSCKVQKRKCDKATPKCSQCSIRSCECVYPGRTGKVSRKISSSRIDRDAVADNNNGLPPTPGLLHTDHPCELQNANELWAPRVEFPSVYFVDRDVFRQHRIHVPTACPGTSAFPTVFIGATLAEQDSYVSAFFNGVHRWLPVLDEERFRGRLLGKTPAELPADVALLLLCMRLITSAPSESSRNGTRTDLHLAAKQGFLNLEMAGVLSVECLEAGLLISLYEINHAIYPSAFLSVGACTRYGQAMGFGGLNALRLRPPYNRSELEESRRLWWAVVLLDRYLNLGSPSRLASVHDPPDDGSMVVYDDETATANSFGSGKLGRRDQGCPALIAQATRLLGKVLWHTSHNYGSEMGLEMGSEAQYLELGLSLRQRQEKESSQLGRTIASLIDAAETEARKWEVPIEEQLMICYSSLFVLYNHNESCKGDHTQWDEQTLAAVDATRATVIRRCRNLLSDQTSSLESISPFFVHCIYMVAILGQSETQTAAETRGVLVKALRRLERRWQAAGVYIEILEAREILQSP from the exons ATGGCAACGGCGTGTGTATCCTGCAAAGTGCAGAAACGGAAATGCGACAAAGCGACGCCAAAGTGCTCACAGTGTTCAAT CCGATCTTGCGAGTGTGTCTACCCGGGGCGGACAGGCAAAGTATCGCGAAAGATTTCTTCTAGTCGGATTGATCGTGATGCTGTGGCTGATAATAATAACGGCTTACCCCCAACTCCCGGCCTCCTCCATACCGACCATCCATGTGAACTCCAGAATGCCAACGAATTATGGGCGCCGCGGGTAGAGTTCCCATCTGTCTATTTTGTTGACCGAGACGTCTTCCGACAGCATCGTATCCACGTCCCGACAGCCTGTCCTGGGACCAGTGCGTTTCCCACTGTCTTCATTGGAGCAACCCTGGCGGAGCAAGACTCGTACgtctcggccttcttcaatGGAGTCCACAGATGGCTGCCTGttctggatgaagagcgtTTCCGCGGCAGGTTATTGGGGAAAACGCCCGCAGAGTTGCCCGCGGATGTAGcattgcttctcctctgcatGAGACTCATCACCTCGGCACCCTCCGAGTCGTCACGAAACGGAACCCGCACCGACCTTCATCTGGCAGCCAAGCAGGGATTTCTAaacttggagatggcagGTGTCTTGTCTGTTGAATGCTTGGAAGCTGGCCTgctcatctctctctatgAGATTAACCATGCTATCTACCCATCTGCATTTCTATCAGTAGGCGCCTGTACGCGTTATGGTCAGGCTATGGGTTTCGGCGGACTAAACGCTTTAAGGCTGCGCCCTCCATATAATCGTAGCGAACTTGAAGAGAGTAGGCGATTATGGTGGGCCGTTGTTCTCCTAGACAG ATATCTTAATCTCGGTTCTCCAAGTCGACTCGCCTCCGTCCATGACCCACCAGATGATGGTAGTATGGTCGTTTATGATGAT GAAACGGCCACCGCCAACAGCTTTGGATCCGGCAAGCTCGGGCGGCGTGATCAAGGCTGTCCTGCCTTGATCGCACAGGCTACTAGACTACTAGGAAAAGTGCTGTGGCACACATCCCATAACTATGGCTCTGAAATGGGCCTTGAAATGGGTTCAGAAGCCCAGTATCTCGAACTCGGATTATCGTTGCGCCAAcggcaagaaaaagaatcctCACAACTTGGCCGCACGATAGCCTCACTTATCGATGCCGCAGAGACTGAAGCTAGGAAGTGGGAAGTTCCTATCGAGGAACAGCTTATGATTTGCTACAG TTCTCTCTTTGTCCTCTATAACCACAACGAGAGCTGCAAAGGCGATCATACACAGTGGGACGAGCAGACATTAGCTGCTGTCGACGCAACAAGGGCGACGGTCATCAGACGGTGCAGAAATCTCCTTTCCGACCAAACAAGCAGTTTGGAGAGCatctcgcccttcttcgtGCACTGCATTTATATGGTTGCCATTCTGGGCCAATCCGAGACGCAGACCGCCGCCGAGACAAGAGGTGTGCTTGTGAAAGCACTTAGACGCCTCGAGCGTCgttggcaagcagctg GTGTCTACATAGAGATACTCGAAGCCAGAGAAATCCTGCAATCACCTTGA
- a CDS encoding short chain dehydrogenase domain-containing protein translates to MPPVTWRESFPPKPSFTEKDIPDQFGRVFIITGGSSGCGFETAKAVYNLNGRVYIAGRSAEKAEEAIHRIKSEPAAPHPTVKRGRGEIFFLRLDLNDLSTIKASATEFLSKESRLDVVWHNAGLGGAPFGSKTVQGFETHLGVNALGPFLFQHFLTPICLTTAARSDAKPGHSRVVYVSSSGHRAAPKPDGVNWDDLNMHQLGGFKGAMTKYPQSKAMLVMFAHEFARRFAAQGLLSLSLHPGSVKSEFQRNQPGLVKWLTSPLLYEQHYGGLTLLFAGFADVDDTKMLEQGGQNGSYVEPWGHWGTGADYIFDGLVNRGTGDRLWKLCEELLKDWM, encoded by the coding sequence ATGCCTCCTGTAACCTGGAGGGAGTCCTTCCCACCCAAGCCAAGCTTTACTGAAAAGGATATCCCGGACCAGTTTGGCCGCGTCTTCATTATTACAGGTGGCTCGTCTGGGTGTGGCTTCGAGACCGCAAAGGCCGTGTACAATCTCAATGGCCGTGTCTACATTGCCGGCCGCTCCGCTGAGAAGGCAGAGGAAGCCATCCATAGGATCAAGTCCGAACCGGCTGCTCCTCACCCGACTGTCAAACGAGGCCGAGGCGAGatcttcttcctccgtcTTGATCTCAACGACCTAAGTACCATCAAGGCATCTGCCACCGAATTCCTATCCAAAGAGTCGAGGCTGGACGTGGTATGGCACAATGCTGGACTTGGTGGAGCGCCGTTCGGAAGCAAGACTGTTCAGGGCTTCGAGACGCATCTTGGCGTCAACGCGCTTGGCCCGTTCCTATTTCAGCACTTCTTAACACCCATCTGTCTTACGACAGCCGCACGCTCTGATGCTAAGCCTGGCCACTCAAGAGTTGTCTACGTTTCGTCTTCGGGTCATCGAGCGGCACCCAAGCCAGACGGTGTTAACTGGGATGACCTAAACATGCACCAGCTGGGCGGCTTCAAGGGAGCTATGACCAAATACCCGCAGAGCAAAGCCATGCTGGTCATGTTTGCGCATGAGTTCGCCCGGCGTTTCGCAGCGCAAGGCCTTTTGTCACTTTCCCTCCACCCAGGATCCGTCAAATCCGAATTCCAACGCAACCAGCCCGGACTCGTCAAGTGGTTGACATCTCCGCTGCTTTATGAACAACATTACGGCGGCCTCACCCTACTGTTCGCAGGATTCGCTGATGTCGACGATACAAAGATGCTCGAGCAGGGCGGGCAAAACGGATCTTATGTCGAGCCATGGGGTCATTGGGGAACTGGGGCCGACTATATTTTTGACGGACTTGTAAATCGTGGTACAGGAGATCGATTGTGGAAATTGTGCGAGGAGCTCTTGAAGGATTGGATGTAA
- a CDS encoding phosphorylase superfamily domain-containing protein — MPYLSELHEWDLLQRLGALLIDKKAYCDGLPETWDRAPEYSDRAYYEVMALETELRQVFLPRESDIQLSDDNLQPCWSQLRSVCSLLNNLVDIEFRANNDLHSNSSYPHLWGLIYFLDGLEHEEVFDLVGGPNHTLFRYRPESRREDLKTITGFNKYMAQLFANQFRPVVGSSRNVKSTPWKNTQFRSRASAVFHLLFERFTCEISHEVLLKVSEEIAEADRLPELQLLLSSCSNSGTWQETLCAPVEDDKAIKELRDVCLELKQFQGRGQELHLSIQEHQLFGVWAWQTMGKPPLKTIQKLSLDELITNGNFKPLSCHSLISKPSLIRYNLKEKRTLAVKLGFCLLDFFDSQLDSRRIHFLVPNDGRPNKDLLYLSFSSKLQDSEEFRDFRIGHPVLLSFAKLLIEIEEGDNLPLNIDSHYGEQNTQTWAKLFECVERMEVERNDSYIEAVVGCLNVHRQIAKSLRDETPRGEHIDMKIREELYQHIVRKLELSLVECTTRKRERSESPEPLPSKLPLGVASTRRNGLFDGDLDDRGKRREFWPSSKRSRTIAIPETTNFSTIVFRSTITKPTDLSTLNKRDNFLSRGSKLFRNTEPLSENISEQIVTVPGRPSSRDEFEVAIICALPLEYDAVTLLFDCFWDEDGRDLYGKAKGDLNTYTTGRMGSIDVVFVLLPEMGKASAAGAAASLRSSYSALKLVLLVGVCGGVPNPNGKGEMLLGDVIISRTIVQYDLGRQYPEGFRPKEGIEASLGRPTKGIRNMISRLETLRWRQTLEQRAKYFLEQIQKLPMERRPDRDYRYPGSHKDRLFRADYQHKHHLEPECLCSHSRTNVDPIRASCHNSSCDELGCNDEYLVKRTRLERKKQLESENRAEEAQAPSIFIGRIGSGDTVYKSAEQRDIIASHYNILSLEMEGAGIWDELPCIVVKGVCDYADSHKNKIWQNFAAATAAATTKALLEQHIKTDSFF; from the exons ATGCCATACCTATCTGAGCTCCATGAGTGGGACCTGCTGCAACGATTAGGAGCCCTCTTGATAGACAAGAAAGCCTATTGCGATGGGCTGCCCGAGACATGGGATAGGGCTCCAGAGTACAGCGACCGTGCCTATTATGAGGTGATGGCGTTAGAAACTGAGCTGCGCCAAGTATTCCTTCCCCGGGAGTCTGACATCCAACTGTCTGATGATAACCTGCAGCCGTGCTGGTCTCAGCTTAGGAGCGTGTGCAGCTTGTTAAATAATCTCGTGGATATCGAATTTCGGGCAAACAATGACTTGCACAGCAACTCCTCGTACCCGCACCTCTGGGGGTTGATATATTTCCTTGATGGACTCGAACATGAAGAGGTATTTGACCTGGTTGGTGGCCCGAACCATACCCTGTTCCGTTATCGACCCGAAAGTCGGCGAGAAGATTTAAAAACAATCACTGGCTTCAACAAGTATATGGCCCAACTATTTGCCAATCAATTCAGACCAGTGGTTGGGTCCAGTCGAAATGTCAAGAGTACGCCTTGGAAGAACACACAATTCCGAAGTCGGGCGTCCGCTGTCTTTCACCTTCTTTTTGAACGATTTACTTGCGAAATCAGTCATGAGGTTTTGTTGAAGGTATCAGAGGAGATAGCAGAAGCGGATCGTCTACCCGAACTTCAATTACTCTTGTCATCTTGCTCTAACTCTGGAACCTGGCAAGAAACACTTTGTGCCCCAGTTGA AGATGACAAGGCTATCAAAGAACTGCGCGATGTTTGCCTGGAACTAAAGCAGTTTCAAGGTCGAGGCCAGGAGCTCCACCTTTCCATCCAAGAGCATCAGCTGTTTGGAGTTTGGGCCTGGCAGACAATGGGAAAGCCACCTCTAAAAACTATCCAAAAGCTTTCACTTGACGAACTTATAACAAATGGAAATTTCAAGCCCTTAAGCTGCCACTCACTCATCAGCAAACCGTCCCTCATCCGATATAATCTCAAGGAAAAGCGAACATTGGCTGTGAAGCTCGGATTTTGTCTCCTTGACTTTTTTGACTCCCAGTTGGACTCGAGAAGGATCCATTTTCTTGTTCCGAATGACGGTCGCCCCAACAAAGATCTCTTGTATCTGTCCTTCTCTTCAAAGTTACAAGACTCAGAAGAGTTTCGTGACTTCCGAATTGGGCATCCCGTCTTGCTTTCATTCGCTAAACTGTTGATTGAAAttgaagaaggagacaaCCTACCGCTTAATATTGACTCTCACTATGGGGAACAAAACACGCAAACCTGGGCAAAGCTTTTTGAGTGTGTCGAGCGCATGGAAGTCGAGCGAAACGACTCTTACATAGAGGCAGTCGTGGGATGTCTGAACGTACATCGCCAGATAGCCAAAAGCCTCCGAGATGAGACTCCCAGAGGGGAACACATAGATATGAAAATAAGAGAGGAGCTATACCAACACATAGTTCGAAAACTTGAACTCTCTCTGGTGGAATGCACGACTCGGAAGAGGGAACGATCAGAGTCCCCTGAGCCTCTTCCATCGAAATTACCCTTAGGAGTTGCGTCAACTCGACGTAATGGATTATTTGATGGTGATCTGGATGATCGGGGAAAGAGACGAGAATTCTGGCCAAGTTCGAAGCGGAGTCGTACCATCGCAATACCTGAAACAACAAACTTCTCAACAATAGTTTTCAGGTCAACGATTACAAAACCAACCGATCTTAGTACATTGAACAAACGGGATAATTTTCTCAGCCGTGGTAGCAAACTCTTTCGAAACACTGAGCCATTATCTGAAAATATCAGTGAGCAGATCGTCACAGTCCCTGGTCGTCCCTCGAGCCGTGACGAGTTTGAAGTGGCCATCATCTGCGCGCTACCCCTCGAATACGACGCTGTTACCCTCTTGTTTGACTGCTTCTGGGACGAGGATGGTCGTGACCTTTACggcaaggcaaagggggATCTTAATACATATACAACTGGACGCATGGGAAGCATTGATGTCGTTTTCGTTCTTTTACCAGAAATGGGCAAGGCAAGTGCGGCaggagctgctgctagccTACGTTCTAGTTACTCTGCCCTAAAACTTGTTCTTCTGGTGGGAGTATGCGGTGGCGTTCCCAATCCCAACGGGAAAGGTGAGATGCTTCTGGGAGATGTCATTATTAGCCGAACTATTGTACAATACGACTTGGGAAGGCAATATCCGGAAGGATTCAGGCCTAAAGAAGGGATTGAAGCCAGCCTAGGCCGACCAACGAAGGGTATTCGAAATATGATTTCCCGGCTAGAGACGTTACGTTGGCGGCAAACGCTAGAGCAGCGTGCAAAATATTTCTTGGAGCAAATCCAGAAGCTGCCCATGGAAAGGCGGCCTGACCGCGATTATAGATACCCTGGATCTCACAAGGACCGCTTGTTTCGAGCAGACTACCAGCATAAACACCACCTTGAACCCGAATGTCTCTGCTCTCATAGCCGCACTAACGTAGACCCTATCCGTGCCTCTTGTCATAACTCATCATGTGATGAACTTGGCTGTAATGATGAGTACCTCGTGAAACGAACTCGCCTagagaggaagaaacagCTAGAGAGCGAAAAccgagcagaagaagctcaagcgcCATCCATATTTATCGGCCGCATTGGTTCCGGCGACACAGTCTACAAGTCAGCTGAACAGCGAGACATTATTGCAAGTCATTATAATATTCTTTCATTAGAGATGGAGGGGGCGGGAATTTGGGACGAGCTGCCCTGTATAGTGGTTAAGGGTGTGTGTGACTATGCGGATAGCCATAAAAATAAGATCTGGCAAAACTTTGCTGCAGCTACAGCTGCAGCTACAACGAAGGCATTGTTAGAACAGCACATCAAAACTGATAGTTTCTTCTAA
- a CDS encoding NADH:flavin oxidoreductase / NADH oxidase family domain-containing protein, which yields MAAYLTQRISHPHICHPHHGITVSRAATPVPEKKAKCSIPIHNVAAKDASFFTPEQDPVPGSASQIQASGKPVPKLFSPLKIRDIEMPNRIWVSPMCQYSAHEGFHTPWHITHYGGMAQRGPGLMMIEATAVQANGRITPEDSGIWLDAHVDTLKKHVDFAHSQNGRIGIQLGHAGRKASTVAPWLSSGATATEEVGGWPDDVVGPSNEPFNEHYPKPRSMSLAEIARFKHDFLSAVRRALRAGFDVIELHFAHGYLVSSFLSPAVNKRTDQYGGSFENRARLALELVEATRQIIPKGMPLFARISATDWLDTNPDWNGGPSWNVDESIKLAKLFAQRGVDVLDVSSGGNHALQKVIGGPGYQAPFAKKIKAAVGDTMLVSSVGSIKTGEVAQKIIEGSNEADDTPLDLIAAGRMFQKNPGLVWAWADDLEVSITIAHQIGWGFGGRAKKPAK from the exons ATGGCAGCCTATCTTACGCAACGCATCTCTCACCCACACATCTGTCACCCTCACCACGGTATCACCGTTTCTCGCGCCGCTACTCCAGTCCCtgagaaaaaggccaaatgCTCCATTCCAATCCATAATGTTGCTGCCAAAGACGCATCTTTCTTTACCCCCGAGCAAGACCCCGTTCCGGGGAGCGCTTCACAAATTCAGGCATCTGGGAAACCTGTGCCCAAGCTCTTTTCCCCTCTCAAAATTCGCGATATTGAGATGCCGAATCGCATTTGGGTGAGCCCAATGTGCCAATACAGCGCACATGAAGGGTTTCACACACCTTGGCACATCACCCACTATGGGGGGATGGCCCAGCGTGGC CCTGGCCTAATGATGATTGAAGCTACCGCCGTCCAGGCTAATGGCCGTATTACGCCAGAGGACTCGGGCATATGGCTGGACGCCCACGTCGATACTCTAAAGAAGCATGTCGATTTTGCGCACAGTCAAAATGGTCGCATTGGCATTCAATTAGGTCACGCAGGGCGTAAAGCTTCTACAGTCGCGCCTTGGCTCAGCTCTGGCGCAACAGCAACTGAAGAAGTCGGTGGCTGGCCTGACGATGTTGTAGGGCCTAGCAATGAGCCCTTCAACGAACATTATCCAAAACCACGCTCCATGAGTCTTGCAGAAATTGCGCGGTTCAAGCACGATTTCCTCTCCGCTGTTCGACGTGCCCTCCGTGCTGGCTTTGATGTCATTGAGTTGCACTTTGCGCACGGCTACCTTGTTTCAAGCTTTCTGTCGCCGGCTGTCAACAAGAGGACTGATCAGTATGGTGGAAGCTTTGAGAATCGTGCTCGTCTAGCACTAGAATTGGTCGAAGCAACGCGGCAAATCATTCCCAAGGGGATGCCTTTATTTGCGCGCATTAGCGCAACTGATTGGCTGGACACAAATCCAGATTGGAATGGAGGGCCAAGTTGGAATGTCGATGAGAGCATCAAActggccaagctcttcgCCCAACGAGGCGTTGACGTACTGGATGTATCGAGCGGTGGCAATCACGCTCTGCAAAAGGTTATTGGTGGGCCAGGATATCAGGCGCCGTTTGCAAAGAAGATTAAAGCAGCAGTAGGAGATACGATGTTAGTCAGCTCTGTGGGAAGCATCAAGACGGGGGAGGTCGCGCAGAAAATCATTGAAGGAAGTAATGAGGCCGATGATACGCCGCTAGACTTGATTGCTGCAGGTCGCATGTTCCAGAAGAATCCGGGGTTGGTATGGGCGTGGGCAGATGATTTGGAGGTGTCTATCACTATTGCGCATCAAATAGGATGGGGATTCGGAGGAAGGGCAAAGAAACCCGCTAAGTAG
- a CDS encoding fungal specific transcription factor domain-containing protein, whose product MRCSYPRPPAKRSYTPEIVWDEEPLRDDSPFSDYHQPPPVEQTPYLDSAIFRDIQLEIPRLELPVPSDVAAYVGDPQQIRDIAAVLFSQNASWLPIVCRKRFFSSLLNPLSPRQADGVLLALCVKLYCTTTVHRGDSPKTALYRTAKRYHHEIEAAGIMSLQVLQATIFIALYEMGQAIYPAAYWTVGTCARYGIALGLDQLMTNNNGFDGPWMEVEEKRRSWWGVLALDRFLNFGDPSRHLATNDPEINYYLPIDDQAFIEGNTAHKDAIPISAAFHLKTGSFARLAQATYLTSEALRLAASAASSKANSSTCLKEDTAQLRRTLEAQVNAAEQEHTARRLSFCCQTMFSYCGIFLLQDQHWQQLRIGSAIVAESYTFPETKRALEVLGRSALVLRKDFESGGPLEEGLPIFFMQTVYLAAMMAMEIGQGNPDNETQEKIDSFRWLLEYLRSRWKVAEIYMEILDAKKAFHDFNRIPVSRTI is encoded by the exons ATGCGCTGCAGCTACCCAAGACCCCCAGCAAAGCGCTCGTATACTCCTGAAATTGTCTGGGATGAAGAGCCATTGCGAGACGACTCACCTTTCTCCGATTACCATCAACCTCCACCGGTTGAGCAAACTCCATATCTGGACTCTGC GATATTTCGTGACATCCAGCTGGAAATCCCTCGCCTAGAACTTCCAGTGCCAAGTGATGTTGCGGCTTACGTCGGAGATCCTCAACAAATCCGCGACATAGCTGCCGTGCTGTTTTCTCAGAACGCCTCATGGCTGCCAATAGTTTGCCGGAAGCGCTTTTTCAGCTCTTTACTTAACCCACTGTCTCCCCGACAAGCAGATGGTGTCTTGTTAGCTCTGTGTGTCAAGCTCTACTGTACTACGACGGTTCATCGTGGAGACAGCCCAAAGACAGCTCTCTACAGAACGGCAAAAAGATACCACCATGAGATCGAGGCAGCGGGCATCATGTCCCTACAGGTTCTCCAAGCAACAATCTTCATTGCACTGTATGAGATGGGCCAGGCAATTTATCCCGCTGCCTATTGGACCGTCGGCACCTGTGCCAGATATGGCATTGCCCTTGGTCTGGATCAGCTAATGACCAACAACAACGGATTTGATGGACCCTGGAtggaagttgaagaaaagaggagaagctggtggGGAGTATTGGCTCTAGATCG CTTTTTGAACTTCGGAGACCCTTCCAGACATCTGGCCACAAATGATCCCGAGATCAATTACTATCTTCCGATTGATGACCAAGCTTTCATAGAAGGA AACACAGCGCACAAAGATGCTATTCCGATATCAGCCGCATTCCATCTCAAGACGGGTAGCTTTGCTCGGCTTGCTCAAGCCACCTACTTGACAAGCGAAGCCCTCCGACTGGCAGCATCTGCCGCTTCATCCAAAGCAAACAGTTCGACGTGCTTGAAGGAGGATACAGCACAATTGCGGCGTACTCTCGAAGCACAGGTCAATGCCGCGGAGCAGGAACATACGGCTCGAAGATTGTCATTCTGTTGCCAGACAATGTTTTCTTACTG CGGAATCTTTTTACTTCAAGATCAGCACTGGCAACAACTTCGTATCGGTTCTGCTATAGTTGCAGAAAGCTACACGTTTCCTGAGACCAAGCGGGCTCTTGAAGTCTTGGGACGTTCAGCATTAGTTCTCCGAAAGGACTTTGAGAGTGGCGGGCCTCTAGAAGAGGGCTTGCCCATTTTCTTCATGCAGACCGTATATCTagcggccatgatggctATGGAAATTGGCCAGGGTAATCCGGACAACGAAACTCAGGAGAAAATTGACTCCTTTAGATGGCTTTTAGAGTATCTTCGATCGCGCTGGAAAGTGGCCG AGATATACATGGAGATTTTAGACGCAAAGAAAGCATTCCATGACTTCAATAGGATACCTGTAAGCAGGACTATTTGA